In Streptomyces sp. NBC_00569, a single genomic region encodes these proteins:
- a CDS encoding YlcI/YnfO family protein: MSKSVTIRVPEELHTQLQELAEAEGTSVTALITEAARNAVRDPRLEGAAEVFRSYIAENADAFDAAFPDDAPARQDASRAA; this comes from the coding sequence ATGTCGAAGTCAGTGACGATCCGGGTGCCCGAAGAACTGCACACTCAGCTCCAGGAGCTCGCCGAAGCCGAGGGCACGTCGGTGACCGCGCTCATCACCGAAGCCGCCCGCAACGCGGTCCGCGACCCTCGCCTCGAAGGAGCCGCAGAGGTGTTCCGCTCCTACATCGCCGAGAACGCCGACGCCTTCGACGCGGCGTTCCCCGACGACGCGCCTGCCCGGCAGGACGCCTCCAGGGCCGCCTGA
- the gvpJ gene encoding gas vesicle protein, which yields MTEPLASRPGSYPSRAAPPYGQGSSANLADILERVLDKGIVIAGDIQINLLDIELLTIKLRLIVASVDKAKEMGIDWWEHDPSLSSRSRDHQSLTEENRRLRAEIDALREREALPDHGHERADEDEDAEEYEDAEAEEEGDAEEEEPRGRRRRGRGRNE from the coding sequence GTGACTGAACCTCTGGCCAGCAGGCCTGGCTCCTATCCTTCCAGAGCGGCTCCGCCGTACGGGCAGGGCTCTTCCGCCAATCTCGCCGACATCCTTGAGCGCGTACTCGACAAGGGCATCGTCATCGCGGGCGACATTCAGATAAATCTCCTCGACATCGAGCTGCTGACCATCAAGCTCCGGCTCATCGTCGCGTCGGTCGACAAGGCAAAGGAGATGGGCATCGACTGGTGGGAGCACGACCCCTCGCTGTCGTCACGGAGCAGGGACCATCAGTCACTCACCGAGGAGAACCGGCGGCTCCGTGCCGAGATAGATGCGCTCCGGGAGCGCGAGGCGCTTCCCGATCACGGGCACGAACGCGCGGACGAAGACGAGGACGCAGAGGAATACGAAGACGCGGAGGCAGAGGAAGAAGGGGACGCGGAGGAAGAGGAACCGCGCGGCAGGCGTCGACGAGGACGTGGCCGCAATGAATGA
- a CDS encoding histone protein has product MNDTTKIALATAVAGGYVLGRTKKARLAFAVATYLAGRRFGLNPQQLLTEGLQKLGDVPGVGELNEQVRGQLLDAGRGALVAAADRSLVNLADSLHERTLRIGEKDEDKAEEEEAEEEPEEAEEEEPEEEEEEEPEEEEEEESEEGEEETEEEPPRRRRSAGAKRTAPAKKQAPAKKTAAKKAPAKKTAAKQTAAKKTTAKRASAKKAPAKKSTAKKSTAKKTAARRR; this is encoded by the coding sequence ATGAACGACACGACCAAGATCGCTCTTGCCACCGCGGTAGCGGGCGGCTACGTGCTAGGGCGTACCAAGAAAGCGCGTCTCGCGTTTGCGGTGGCGACGTATCTCGCCGGACGCCGCTTCGGGCTCAACCCTCAGCAGCTCCTGACCGAAGGCCTGCAGAAACTCGGAGATGTTCCAGGCGTCGGCGAGCTGAACGAGCAGGTGCGTGGCCAGCTGCTGGACGCGGGACGTGGAGCACTGGTTGCTGCGGCCGATCGTAGCCTCGTCAACCTCGCCGATTCCCTCCATGAACGCACGCTGCGCATCGGCGAGAAGGACGAGGACAAAGCGGAGGAAGAGGAGGCAGAAGAGGAGCCGGAAGAGGCAGAAGAGGAAGAGCCCGAGGAGGAGGAAGAAGAGGAGCCGGAGGAAGAGGAAGAAGAGGAGTCGGAGGAAGGGGAAGAAGAGACCGAGGAGGAACCACCGCGGCGTCGCCGTTCAGCGGGGGCGAAGAGGACTGCTCCCGCCAAGAAGCAAGCGCCGGCGAAGAAGACGGCCGCGAAGAAGGCACCGGCCAAGAAGACGGCCGCGAAGCAGACGGCCGCCAAGAAGACGACTGCGAAGAGGGCTTCGGCCAAGAAGGCGCCGGCGAAGAAGTCGACTGCGAAGAAGTCGACTGCCAAGAAGACTGCTGCGCGGCGGAGGTAG
- a CDS encoding toxin Doc codes for MDLSIDIRWLLERQAEVLPKQPDIHDFSNLVAAVAKHRVNTPQIGAVVDNAWRAAALMYAIIRLRPLPVRNALYGAGIATAYMSAAGEAIDPPYAALIDLARDIDAGRTDTYGTADRIRSWRI; via the coding sequence ATGGACCTCTCGATCGACATCCGCTGGCTGCTGGAGCGCCAGGCGGAGGTGCTGCCCAAGCAGCCGGACATCCATGACTTCTCCAACCTCGTCGCCGCGGTCGCCAAGCACCGCGTCAACACCCCGCAGATCGGCGCAGTCGTCGACAACGCCTGGCGCGCTGCCGCGTTGATGTACGCGATCATCCGCCTGCGCCCACTCCCGGTCCGCAACGCCCTGTACGGGGCGGGCATCGCCACCGCCTACATGAGTGCCGCGGGCGAGGCCATCGACCCGCCCTACGCCGCCCTGATCGACCTCGCGCGTGACATCGACGCCGGCCGTACGGACACGTACGGCACAGCAGACCGCATCCGCTCCTGGAGAATCTGA
- a CDS encoding GvpL/GvpF family gas vesicle protein: protein MNDVVTYVYAVARNADGLEELITALNGVADAPVRLVPGSHDDTLVLVASDVPAQDFQEDALKQRLEDLDWLEAVARAHHAVIEAVATRTTVLPLRMATVYLDDTRARDVLDGGQAVFSDRLARLAEHVEWGVKIYVEPSAAPAAAEPRRGADLSPGRAYLRNRRQQQTVRDSVYQAAQVAADAVEGIGRRHAVDRARHRVQQGVLADKAGENIVNDAYLVPLAQCEEFRAGVEHAADGLQGVRIEVTGPWAPYSFAMPPAETDDALTGPRP from the coding sequence ATGAATGACGTAGTCACCTACGTGTATGCCGTGGCACGCAACGCCGACGGGCTCGAGGAACTCATCACGGCGCTCAACGGTGTCGCCGACGCCCCGGTCCGCCTCGTACCCGGCAGTCACGACGACACTCTGGTACTCGTGGCAAGTGACGTGCCCGCGCAGGACTTTCAGGAGGATGCCCTCAAGCAACGCCTGGAAGACCTGGACTGGCTCGAGGCGGTCGCCCGCGCGCACCACGCCGTCATCGAGGCCGTGGCCACCCGCACGACGGTGCTTCCGCTGCGTATGGCAACGGTGTATCTCGACGACACCAGGGCGCGGGACGTCCTGGATGGTGGGCAGGCCGTGTTCTCGGATCGTCTGGCGCGCCTGGCGGAGCACGTCGAATGGGGGGTCAAGATCTATGTCGAGCCGTCCGCTGCGCCAGCAGCGGCGGAGCCTCGCCGAGGGGCAGACCTGTCCCCCGGACGCGCGTACCTGCGCAACCGCAGGCAACAGCAGACCGTGCGGGACAGCGTCTATCAGGCTGCCCAGGTGGCCGCCGATGCGGTCGAGGGCATAGGGCGCAGGCACGCCGTCGACAGGGCGCGCCACCGTGTGCAGCAGGGCGTTCTCGCCGACAAAGCGGGCGAGAACATCGTCAATGACGCATACCTTGTGCCTCTGGCTCAGTGTGAGGAGTTCCGAGCCGGGGTTGAGCACGCCGCAGACGGGCTGCAGGGCGTTCGTATAGAGGTCACCGGTCCCTGGGCGCCCTACTCCTTCGCCATGCCACCCGCCGAGACCGATGACGCCTTGACAGGTCCGCGACCATGA
- a CDS encoding transposase family protein, translated as MGTRRRCLPTSCRALHARPTSDATLKTDCGKHKHHGMNVQVLTDPFGRLFWASPAMPGSSHDLTAARQYGDVDALAGAHAQCWAEWAYAGVGRGVRVPLRGRRLKRRLRKHKNSHAKFGVASTNSPWPFLKGRCRLRKPRCGTNRIADIVKAATMPQPHWERLSDGEVNRTAAALGPAVSLADRQELGEESTH; from the coding sequence ATCGGGACGCGACGACGGTGCCTTCCGACCAGCTGTCGGGCCCTGCACGCCCGGCCCACCTCAGATGCGACACTCAAAACTGACTGTGGGAAGCACAAGCACCATGGCATGAACGTCCAAGTGCTCACCGATCCGTTCGGCCGCTTGTTCTGGGCGTCACCCGCCATGCCGGGCTCCAGTCATGACCTGACTGCCGCACGGCAGTACGGGGACGTCGACGCGCTCGCCGGCGCCCACGCGCAGTGCTGGGCGGAATGGGCCTACGCGGGCGTGGGCCGCGGCGTCCGTGTACCGCTGCGCGGCCGTCGGCTCAAACGAAGGCTGCGCAAGCACAAAAACAGCCACGCCAAGTTCGGCGTTGCCTCGACGAACAGTCCGTGGCCGTTCTTGAAGGGCCGGTGCAGGCTGCGGAAGCCCCGCTGCGGCACCAACCGGATCGCCGACATCGTCAAGGCCGCCACTATGCCTCAACCACATTGGGAGAGGCTCAGTGACGGCGAGGTGAACCGGACCGCGGCCGCGCTTGGCCCAGCCGTCTCTCTCGCAGATCGTCAGGAACTTGGAGAAGAATCTACGCACTGA
- a CDS encoding gas vesicle structural protein GvpA yields MTVVPQGGGTVTQGGGRSGSLYDVLELILDRGLVIDVFVRVSLVGIEILKIDARIVVASVDTYLRFAEACNRLDLESGRKAPSQLTDIVGDSMESGAKGKSKGALSGAVEAITDSVKGVTDGSSDEEEEDEDEAEEEKKKREPVERRRRPARRSSRREKG; encoded by the coding sequence ATGACTGTGGTGCCGCAAGGTGGAGGCACCGTCACTCAGGGCGGTGGCAGGAGCGGCAGCCTCTACGACGTCCTGGAACTTATTCTCGATCGCGGGCTTGTGATCGACGTCTTCGTCCGCGTGTCACTGGTTGGCATCGAAATCCTGAAGATCGACGCTCGCATCGTCGTGGCCAGCGTAGACACGTACTTGCGATTCGCAGAGGCGTGTAACCGTCTCGATCTCGAGTCCGGACGCAAAGCACCGAGCCAGCTCACCGACATCGTCGGCGATTCGATGGAGAGCGGAGCCAAGGGGAAGTCCAAGGGTGCCCTCTCAGGCGCCGTGGAAGCCATTACTGATTCCGTCAAGGGTGTCACCGACGGTAGCTCCGACGAGGAAGAGGAGGACGAGGACGAGGCTGAAGAGGAGAAGAAGAAAAGGGAACCCGTGGAGAGGCGACGGCGGCCTGCCCGGCGTTCCTCCCGACGGGAGAAGGGCTAG
- a CDS encoding RrF2 family transcriptional regulator: protein MKLSGGVEWALHCCVVLTAADEPVPAARLAELHDVSPSYLAKQMQALARAGLVRSVQGKTGGYELVKSAHDITLLDVVQAVDGASPAFVCTEIRQRGPYATLPEQCTKQCPIARAMGAADAAWRASLAAVTVADLVTSVEGDSGPEALPTIGAWLTEGPGARGSG, encoded by the coding sequence ATGAAGTTGTCCGGTGGCGTGGAGTGGGCGCTGCACTGCTGTGTGGTGCTGACCGCGGCCGACGAGCCCGTGCCGGCGGCCCGGCTGGCCGAGCTCCACGACGTGTCGCCGAGCTACCTGGCCAAGCAGATGCAAGCGCTGGCCCGAGCTGGTCTGGTCCGCTCGGTCCAGGGAAAGACCGGCGGCTACGAACTCGTGAAGAGCGCCCATGACATCACCCTGCTGGACGTGGTCCAGGCTGTCGACGGGGCGAGCCCCGCATTCGTGTGCACCGAGATCCGCCAGCGCGGACCATATGCAACCCTTCCGGAACAGTGCACGAAGCAGTGCCCGATCGCCCGGGCCATGGGTGCCGCCGACGCGGCATGGCGGGCATCTCTGGCGGCCGTCACCGTCGCCGACCTCGTCACGTCAGTGGAGGGCGACAGCGGCCCCGAGGCGCTGCCGACGATCGGCGCCTGGCTGACCGAGGGGCCGGGCGCGCGCGGATCCGGCTGA
- a CDS encoding transposase, producing MPVGSPAWSTVHAFVSRWREQGLAQSSTTSSTDGRDRPSGVRWGRQQGSSTHSPCGWPRPSAPQLAAGDNGKKVGGPNRRISVGCLGMSLLVVLVTGANAQDSNAGIPLLEQLRQLPRKITLVWADSGHGSRHRRLRPRTRRSAESALV from the coding sequence ATGCCCGTCGGTTCTCCGGCCTGGAGCACGGTCCATGCGTTCGTCAGCCGGTGGCGCGAGCAGGGGCTGGCCCAGAGTTCCACCACCAGCTCCACGGACGGGCGCGACAGGCCGAGCGGCGTTCGCTGGGGCCGACAGCAGGGATCTTCGACTCACAGTCCGTGCGGGTGGCCGAGACCGTCAGCGCCTCAACTCGCGGCTGGGGACAACGGCAAGAAGGTAGGCGGCCCCAATCGGCGAATCTCCGTGGGCTGCCTCGGGATGTCGCTGCTGGTGGTGCTGGTGACCGGTGCGAACGCCCAGGACAGCAACGCCGGCATCCCGCTGCTCGAACAACTCCGCCAACTCCCGCGCAAGATCACACTCGTGTGGGCCGACAGCGGCCATGGCAGCCGGCATCGTCGACTTCGCCCGCGAACACGCCGCTCCGCGGAGAGCGCTCTGGTGTGA
- a CDS encoding Asp23/Gls24 family envelope stress response protein, with product MADIEHARTAPGPTTASTPSRRGAAPADAGGTTTIADSVVAVIAGIAIRETDGVHSVGKGASKALGAVTGRMSASSSLSRAVKVEVGETQTAIDVDIEVEYGIPIHELAGQLRTHVSDAVETMTGLDVVEININVFAVHIPGDDSADDESADSGSRTR from the coding sequence ATGGCCGATATCGAGCATGCAAGAACAGCCCCCGGCCCCACCACCGCGAGCACCCCGTCAAGAAGGGGCGCGGCGCCAGCAGACGCGGGCGGCACGACGACCATCGCTGACAGTGTGGTGGCCGTGATCGCCGGGATCGCCATCCGCGAGACGGACGGCGTCCACTCTGTCGGCAAGGGTGCCTCCAAGGCTCTGGGCGCGGTAACCGGCCGGATGTCCGCATCGTCGAGCCTCAGCCGGGCGGTCAAGGTGGAGGTGGGTGAGACGCAGACCGCGATCGACGTGGACATCGAAGTCGAGTACGGGATACCGATCCATGAACTCGCCGGTCAGCTGCGGACCCACGTCTCCGACGCAGTAGAGACGATGACCGGCCTGGACGTGGTCGAGATCAACATCAACGTCTTCGCTGTGCACATCCCAGGCGACGACAGCGCCGATGATGAGAGCGCCGACAGTGGGTCCCGCACGCGGTAG
- a CDS encoding GNAT family N-acetyltransferase encodes MINVVLKLSARDFAHADLASCGWSGSEHHLAGVATQLERARLGEVDYLAVCPATDIPVAKGGIDYQVKEGVGTLWQLAVHPALQSCGIGTFLVEAAERRIQNRGLRQAELGVEESNPRARALYERLGYAAFDRQPDSWDEQAQDGSLRRYETMCTLMRKELS; translated from the coding sequence ATGATCAATGTTGTGTTGAAGCTTTCGGCACGCGACTTCGCGCATGCGGACCTCGCGTCGTGTGGGTGGTCAGGGTCCGAACACCACTTGGCCGGCGTCGCGACGCAATTGGAGCGTGCCCGGCTCGGCGAGGTCGACTACCTTGCGGTCTGCCCTGCAACAGATATTCCCGTAGCGAAGGGCGGCATCGACTACCAGGTCAAGGAAGGTGTCGGCACTCTGTGGCAGCTGGCAGTCCATCCGGCATTGCAGTCGTGCGGGATCGGCACCTTCCTTGTCGAAGCCGCGGAACGTCGGATCCAGAACCGCGGTCTGCGGCAGGCTGAGCTCGGCGTGGAGGAGAGCAACCCCCGGGCTCGGGCGCTGTACGAACGACTGGGCTATGCCGCCTTCGACCGTCAGCCTGACTCCTGGGACGAGCAGGCCCAGGATGGTTCGTTGCGCCGCTACGAAACGATGTGCACGTTGATGCGCAAGGAGCTCTCGTAG
- a CDS encoding GvpL/GvpF family gas vesicle protein: MAVYIYSITGKQHPLRLDDLHGVGETPADLRVVKAGLLCAVVSDAPEDLRPKRRDINAHQAVQERLMVDGTVLPLRFGLMAADDEAVRAALEDRAEEYADRLRVLEGCTEYHLKASQNEDSLLREVLEESTTARQLNEAIRTGTAGPDAPVQLGELVAHEVQTRQDALAAGVIEALRPFAREFDSSAPTGSDFLSVSFLVTDDKEEGFLTTELSVANQLGDDFELRLSAPLPPYSFV; encoded by the coding sequence ATGGCCGTTTACATCTACTCCATCACCGGCAAGCAGCACCCTCTGCGCCTCGACGATCTCCACGGAGTCGGCGAGACTCCGGCCGACCTGCGCGTAGTGAAGGCCGGATTGCTGTGTGCTGTCGTCAGCGACGCCCCAGAGGACCTTCGCCCCAAACGTCGCGACATCAACGCGCACCAAGCGGTGCAGGAGCGGCTGATGGTGGACGGCACGGTTCTTCCTCTGAGATTCGGGCTCATGGCTGCCGACGACGAAGCCGTACGGGCCGCCCTGGAGGATCGTGCCGAGGAGTATGCGGACAGACTCCGCGTACTTGAGGGTTGCACCGAGTACCACCTCAAGGCGTCACAGAACGAGGACTCCCTGTTGCGTGAGGTCCTTGAGGAATCGACGACGGCGCGGCAGCTCAACGAGGCGATTCGCACGGGTACAGCAGGTCCGGATGCGCCCGTCCAACTCGGTGAGCTGGTGGCCCACGAGGTGCAGACACGTCAGGATGCCCTGGCCGCAGGTGTGATCGAGGCCCTGCGCCCCTTCGCCCGAGAGTTTGACTCCTCCGCCCCGACCGGATCGGACTTCCTCAGCGTCTCGTTTCTTGTGACCGATGACAAAGAAGAGGGCTTCCTGACCACAGAGTTGAGCGTGGCGAATCAGTTGGGCGATGACTTCGAGCTCCGGCTGAGCGCCCCTCTCCCTCCCTACAGTTTCGTCTGA
- a CDS encoding DUF1259 domain-containing protein, producing the protein MMTGDEQAATSRRRVLAAAALAPVLAGAGPASAGGMPDGAMVKPVTTTVSDWAAVAKVLGRSGSLLRGTTYHTPYPRDDLRVVVEGNIVITPELALGAHVAFVRYADRSTMCMGDVAVTERELQRVVDTWQAHGIALTALHKHLPAQSPDVWWVHVHGHGQDELALARGLRAGFDRTGIPPATPSGPPSPVALDIAGIEAALGAKGSSDGVVYKVVFARRETISDGHLVLPSGLGATSAFIFQPLGKGRAALSGDCVMLAEEVQNVLGALRRGRIQLVELHNHHLTESPRLFFTHFWAVGDAVELAKALRPAVDATNVVPTTS; encoded by the coding sequence ATGATGACTGGAGACGAACAGGCGGCCACGTCTCGGCGACGCGTGCTGGCCGCTGCCGCACTGGCACCGGTGCTGGCCGGGGCGGGGCCGGCCAGCGCCGGCGGGATGCCCGACGGGGCGATGGTCAAGCCGGTGACCACCACCGTGTCGGACTGGGCGGCCGTAGCGAAAGTGCTGGGCCGTAGCGGCTCACTGCTGAGAGGGACGACCTACCACACCCCCTACCCGCGCGATGATCTTCGAGTCGTCGTCGAGGGCAACATCGTGATCACCCCGGAGCTCGCGCTGGGTGCGCACGTGGCCTTCGTCCGGTACGCCGACCGCAGCACGATGTGCATGGGCGACGTGGCGGTCACCGAAAGGGAACTGCAGCGGGTGGTCGACACCTGGCAGGCGCACGGAATCGCGCTGACCGCGCTGCACAAGCATCTGCCCGCCCAGAGCCCCGACGTCTGGTGGGTCCATGTCCACGGACACGGCCAGGACGAACTGGCCCTGGCGCGCGGCCTGCGCGCGGGATTCGACCGCACCGGCATCCCGCCGGCGACACCGTCCGGCCCGCCGAGCCCCGTCGCCCTGGACATTGCCGGAATCGAGGCTGCGCTGGGCGCCAAGGGTTCCAGTGACGGTGTGGTCTACAAGGTCGTCTTCGCCCGCCGCGAGACGATCTCCGACGGCCATCTGGTACTGCCTTCCGGTCTGGGCGCGACCAGCGCGTTCATTTTCCAGCCGTTGGGCAAAGGCAGGGCAGCGCTCAGCGGCGACTGCGTCATGCTCGCCGAGGAGGTCCAGAACGTACTGGGAGCCTTGCGGCGGGGCAGGATCCAGCTCGTCGAGCTGCACAACCACCACTTGACGGAGAGCCCTCGCCTGTTCTTCACCCATTTCTGGGCAGTGGGCGATGCCGTCGAGCTCGCCAAAGCGCTGCGCCCCGCAGTGGATGCCACCAACGTGGTGCCGACCACCTCCTAG
- a CDS encoding gas vesicle protein GvpO, which produces MAPAEPAKRRSTGDRSTSRGASGETRRRSGKGGAAWAMRAAAEQLQELLGRAPESVSALKPTDDGWEADVEVLELERVPETTSVMASYRVTLSKEGDLMAYERTRRYTRGQIDRRG; this is translated from the coding sequence ATGGCCCCGGCAGAACCCGCCAAGCGGCGCTCGACCGGTGACCGCAGTACCTCCCGCGGCGCCAGCGGTGAAACTCGACGTCGCTCAGGCAAGGGCGGTGCCGCATGGGCCATGCGGGCCGCGGCGGAGCAGTTGCAGGAGCTGCTCGGGCGCGCGCCAGAGTCGGTTTCGGCACTGAAACCCACCGATGACGGCTGGGAAGCCGATGTCGAGGTACTCGAATTGGAACGCGTCCCCGAAACCACCAGCGTGATGGCCAGCTACCGAGTAACTCTCAGCAAAGAGGGCGATCTCATGGCCTACGAAAGGACGCGCCGCTACACCCGAGGGCAAATCGATCGGCGAGGCTGA
- a CDS encoding gas vesicle protein GvpG, protein MGLFTQLVTLPLAPVRGVVWTVDRVLEAAEKEYYDPAPVQADLAELERQLLAGEIDEETFDRREDELLDRLEEIRAHWRGGQP, encoded by the coding sequence ATGGGTCTCTTCACGCAGCTCGTCACCCTCCCCCTCGCACCGGTGCGCGGCGTCGTTTGGACGGTCGACCGCGTCCTGGAAGCGGCGGAGAAGGAGTACTACGACCCAGCCCCCGTGCAAGCCGATCTCGCAGAACTCGAGCGGCAGTTGCTTGCGGGGGAGATCGACGAGGAGACGTTCGACCGGCGCGAGGACGAACTGCTGGACCGGCTGGAAGAGATCCGGGCGCATTGGCGGGGAGGGCAGCCCTGA
- the rox gene encoding rifampin monooxygenase codes for MDSEKFTIEPSSNDTVERDFTVSDVPGLRSSASDADRKSLMFDVIIAGCGPTGAMLAAELRLHGVRVLVLEKETESKSSVRIVGLHVRSLELMAMRGLLDRMLEHGRQRPAGGFFAAINKPAPKGLDSAHAYLLGIPQPVIERLLEEHAIRRGAQVRRGCAVAGFEQDDQGVTVELADGEQVRSRYLVGCDGGRSTVRKLLGVGFPGEPSRTETLMGEMEVGVPQEEIAAKVTQIGETNKRFWLRPVGGGAYSVVAPAAGVSDRAEPPTLEDFKQQLRAIAGTDFGVHSPRWLSRFGDATRLAERYRVGRVLLAGDAAHIHPPTGGQGLNLGLQDAFNLGWKLAAQIRGWAPRTLLDTYQSERHPVAEDVLDNTRAQMELHSTEPGPQAVRRLLTELMDFDEVNRYLIEKIIAIGIRYDFGEGPDLLGRRMRDIDVKQGRLYGLLHRGRGLLLDRTERLAVGGWSDRVDYAADPTAALDVPCVLLRPDGHVAWIGDDQQDLDDHLSRWFGKPAN; via the coding sequence ATGGACTCTGAGAAGTTCACTATCGAGCCGTCATCGAACGACACGGTCGAGCGCGACTTCACCGTGAGCGACGTCCCCGGCCTCCGGTCGTCGGCCTCCGACGCCGATCGCAAGTCCCTCATGTTCGACGTGATCATTGCCGGGTGCGGGCCGACCGGAGCGATGCTGGCCGCCGAACTGCGGCTGCACGGCGTGCGGGTACTCGTCCTGGAGAAGGAAACCGAGTCCAAGTCGTCCGTCCGTATCGTCGGTCTGCATGTGCGCAGTCTTGAGCTGATGGCGATGCGCGGACTGCTGGATCGCATGCTCGAACACGGAAGGCAGCGTCCGGCCGGCGGATTCTTCGCCGCCATCAACAAACCCGCGCCCAAGGGCCTGGATTCCGCGCACGCCTATCTGCTGGGCATCCCGCAACCAGTCATCGAGCGCCTGCTCGAAGAGCATGCGATCCGAAGGGGTGCGCAGGTCCGGCGCGGTTGTGCGGTGGCCGGCTTCGAGCAGGACGACCAGGGTGTGACCGTCGAGCTGGCCGACGGTGAACAAGTGCGTTCGCGCTATCTCGTCGGCTGTGACGGCGGGCGCAGCACGGTGCGCAAACTGCTCGGCGTCGGCTTCCCCGGCGAGCCCTCGCGGACCGAGACGCTGATGGGCGAGATGGAAGTGGGTGTGCCGCAGGAGGAGATTGCCGCCAAGGTGACCCAAATCGGCGAGACCAACAAGCGATTCTGGCTCAGGCCCGTCGGCGGAGGGGCATATAGCGTCGTAGCCCCCGCGGCGGGAGTCAGCGATCGCGCGGAACCACCTACCCTCGAGGATTTCAAACAGCAGCTGCGCGCCATCGCCGGAACCGATTTCGGCGTGCATTCCCCGCGCTGGTTGTCTCGCTTCGGGGACGCCACCCGGCTGGCCGAACGGTATCGGGTCGGGCGGGTGCTGCTGGCCGGCGATGCGGCACACATCCATCCACCCACCGGTGGACAGGGCCTCAACCTGGGCCTTCAGGACGCATTCAACCTCGGCTGGAAACTCGCCGCACAGATCCGCGGCTGGGCGCCGAGAACACTGCTGGACACCTACCAGTCCGAACGCCATCCGGTCGCCGAGGACGTGCTGGACAACACCCGCGCCCAGATGGAACTGCACTCCACCGAACCGGGCCCGCAGGCCGTACGCAGGCTGCTCACCGAACTGATGGACTTCGACGAGGTGAACCGCTATCTCATCGAGAAGATCATCGCGATCGGCATCCGCTACGACTTCGGCGAAGGCCCCGATCTGCTTGGACGCCGCATGCGCGACATCGACGTGAAACAGGGCCGCCTCTACGGTCTGCTGCATCGCGGCCGGGGACTGCTGCTGGACCGCACCGAACGTCTGGCCGTCGGCGGCTGGTCGGACCGGGTCGACTACGCCGCGGACCCCACCGCGGCACTGGATGTTCCCTGCGTCCTGCTACGCCCCGACGGCCACGTCGCCTGGATCGGCGACGATCAGCAGGACCTGGACGACCACCTTTCCCGCTGGTTCGGCAAGCCCGCCAACTGA
- a CDS encoding SDR family oxidoreductase, protein MKITVIGTGLIGSQLATKLTGQGHDVTTASLSSGVNLLTGAGLDQALTDAHTVVNVTNSPTFDEQSLDFFRTTVGNLLDAGKRAGVRHQVALSIVGVDQVPELDYYRAKALQEELLRSGPTPYSIVRATQFFEFMEPTMSWTSDETAVRLPATPIQPIASADVVNALADVATGAPLGGILNVAGPDAFTLDELGRITLAARGDKRPVVVDDQAGLFAAVQGDVLTPGPDARLAATHYRDWLNG, encoded by the coding sequence ATGAAGATCACCGTCATCGGTACCGGTCTCATCGGCTCCCAGCTCGCCACGAAGCTCACCGGTCAGGGTCACGACGTGACGACGGCGTCTTTGTCGTCCGGCGTCAACCTGCTCACCGGGGCCGGCCTCGACCAGGCCCTCACCGACGCCCACACCGTCGTCAACGTGACCAACTCCCCCACCTTCGACGAGCAGTCCCTCGACTTCTTCCGGACCACGGTGGGTAACCTGCTCGACGCGGGCAAGCGAGCCGGCGTACGCCATCAGGTCGCGCTCTCCATCGTCGGCGTGGACCAGGTGCCCGAGCTGGACTACTACCGCGCCAAGGCGCTGCAGGAAGAGTTGCTGCGCAGCGGCCCCACGCCTTACTCGATCGTGCGCGCCACGCAGTTCTTCGAATTCATGGAGCCGACCATGTCGTGGACCTCGGACGAGACCGCCGTACGCCTGCCCGCCACACCCATTCAGCCGATCGCCAGCGCCGACGTGGTCAACGCCCTCGCGGACGTGGCCACCGGAGCGCCGCTCGGCGGGATCCTCAACGTGGCCGGACCCGACGCGTTCACACTCGACGAGCTCGGCCGCATCACGCTGGCCGCCCGCGGGGACAAGCGACCGGTCGTCGTCGACGATCAGGCGGGCCTGTTCGCAGCCGTCCAGGGTGACGTCCTCACCCCCGGCCCGGACGCCCGCCTGGCGGCCACGCACTACCGGGACTGGCTCAACGGCTGA